The proteins below are encoded in one region of Brassica napus cultivar Da-Ae chromosome A6, Da-Ae, whole genome shotgun sequence:
- the LOC111198625 gene encoding PHD finger protein ALFIN-LIKE 3, producing the protein MEGGAGLYNPRTVEEVFRDFKGRRAAIVKALTSDVGEFYQQCDPEKENLCLYGLPNEQWEVNLPAEEVPPELPEPALGINFARDGLSEKEWLSLVAIHSDTWLLSVSFYFGSRFAFDKADRKRLFDMINGVPTIFEVVTGNMKKQTKEKSSAANRYGNLSKSDSKVRSSDGKNSKAVQASNEEDGSEEEDEDEHGETLCGACGDGDGTGTDDFWICCDVCEVWFHGKCVKITPARAEHIKQYKCPACSNKRARP; encoded by the exons ATGGAAGGAGGAGCTGGTCTTTACAATCCTCGCACCGTCGAAGAAGTTTTCAGAGATTTCAAAGGCCGTAGAGCCGCCATTGTCAAAGCTCTCACCTCCG aTGTTGGAGAGTTTTACCAGCAATGCGACCCAG AGAAAGAGAATCTTTGCTTGTATGGGTTACCAAACGAACAATGGGAAGTTAACTTACCAGCTGAAGAGGTGCCTCCAGAGCTTCCAGAGCCAGCTTTAGGCATTAACTTTGCAAGAGATGGGCTTTCTGAGAAGGAATGGCTTTCTCTTGTTGCTATCCACAGCGACACTTGGTTGCTCTCCGTCTCTTTTTACTTCGGGTCCAGATTCGCTTTCGACAAAGCTGATAG GAAACGCTTGTTTGATATGATCAATGGGGTTCCTACCATTTTTGAAGTAGTCACtggaaatatgaaaaagcaaACAAAGGAAAAGTCCTCTGCTGCAAATCGATATGGCAATCTATCCAAGTCTGATTCGAAAGTG AGATCTTCGGATGGCAAAAACTCAAAGGCCGTGCAGGCAAGCAATGAGGAAGATGGATCAGAggaagaggatgaggatgaaCACGGGGAAACCCTCTGTGGTGCCTGTGGAGACGGTGATGGTACTGGTACTGATGATTTCTGGATCTGCTGTGACGTTTGCGAGGTATGGTTCCATGGGAAGTGTGTGAAGATAACTCCAGCTAGAGCTGAGCATATCAAACAGTACAAGTGCCCTGCATGTAGCAACAAAAGAGCACGACCTTAA
- the LOC111198624 gene encoding protein ENHANCER OF LHP1 1, translating to MKSRTLKLREAHKVGGSGAAFCSILWDQKAQHFVTSSSSDPSISVHDGRSPSSSPPTILRHHQDGVTALALSHDSSFLASGSIDHCVKLYKFPSGEFQTNITRFTLPIRVLAFNGSGSLLAAAGDDEGIKLINTVDGSIVRVLKGHKGPVTGLDFNPNGELLASLDSNGTVLCWELQSGIVSYTLKSVAPDTGFSTSVVNILRWSPDGRILAVPGLRNDVVMYDRFTGEKLFALRGDHLQSICYITWAPNGKYIATSGLDKQVLLWDLDKKQDIDRQKFEERICCMAWKPNSNALSVIDVRGKYGIWESLVPSSMVAPTVGIPDILPKRRNEILTFDEEMEEELSPSLNDDDDGESHQPSRKRIRRKTVIDDDVDLDEEFYDDGSSIPGYRKKSHGVRSGLPRSIARSTNFKMQKPFQPGATPPEQGKRTFLCYNMLGCITTIEHEGNYRIETDFHDTGRGPRVSSMIDIYGFTMASINESGCVFANPSKGEKNMSVLMYRPFRSWASNSEWTMRFEGEEVKVVANGSGWVAAITSLNLLHIFSEGGLQKHVISLSGPVVTATGCRDQLAVVTHVSDCLPSNEQVMEFRVLNISKMTQQLNGRVALTPGSHLTWIGFSEEGSFSSFDSEGVLRVFTSQYGGSWIPVFSTTKVKKQEENYWVVGLNTTSLYCIACKHPERFPQVTPKPILSILDLSLPLASSDLGAASLENEFILKQLRLYETQRRVDDMAFAEVDTTALEDEAFDLEVSQDRCILRLISSCCSRDKFVRAGELMRLLSLEKSMRAAITLVTKLKLPFLAEKFCSILEEKLLEEANEATENHPQNPSREVVKSKVQNSSALVQTSENTEAVLKASAPKPSATTLVRKAKVSEGLNLGKEQIKRDETDDVKKREVNKLNLMKNPVNSVSSEDKGLRKEANQQDARPSSNPFLKSIV from the exons ATGAAGTCACGAACGCTTAAACTCCGTGAAGCCCATAAAGTCGGCGGAAGCGGCGCCGCGTTTTGCTCTATTCTCTGGGACCAGAAAGCGCAACACTTTGTCACTTCATCTTCTTCGGATCCATCCATCTCCGTCCACGATGGACGCTCGCCTTCCTCTTCGCCCCCGACGATTCTCCGCCATCACCAAGACGGCGTCACCGCCTTGGCTCTTAGCCATGACTCTTCCTTCCTCGCCTCTGGATCTATAGATCATTGCGTTAAGCTCTACAAATTCCCAA GTGGAGAATTTCAGACAAACATAACCAGATTCACGCTTCCGATTCGGGTGCTTGCCTTTAATGGCTCAGGGAGTTTATTGGCAGCTGCTGGAGACGACGAAGGGATCAAACTCATCAACACCGTTGACGGCTCCATTGTTCGAGTTCTAAAAGGGCATAAAGGACCTGTGACTGGCTTAGATTTCAACCCTAATGGTGAGCTCTTGGCTTCGCTTGACTCAAACGGGACTGTTCTATGCTGGGAACTCCAGAGTGGAATCGTTTCCTACACCCTTAAGTCTGTTGCTCCCGACACTGGTTTCAGCACTTCCGTTGTGAATATCCTTAGATGGAGCCCTGATGGTCGGATCCTCGCCGTGCCTGGTTTGAGAAACGACGTGGTGATGTATGATAGATTCACCGGGGAGAAGCTTTTTGCCCTGAGAGGAGACCACCTCCAGTCTATATGCTACATAACGTGGGCTCCTAATGGCAAGTATATAGCTACTTCTGGTTTGGATAAACAAGTGCTTCTCTGGGATCTTGATAAGAAACAAGACATAGACAGGCAGAAGTTCGAGGAGAGGATATGTTGTATGGCCTGGAAACCAAATTCTAATGCTTTGTCTGTGATTGATGTCAGGGGTAAATATGGAATTTGGGAGTCTTTGGTTCCATCATCAATGGTTGCTCCTACTGTTGGCATTCCAGACATACTACCAAAGAGGAGGAATGAGATTCTTACTTTTGATGAGGAAATGGAGGAAGAACTATCTCCAAGtttaaatgatgatgatgatggagaatCTCATCAGCCTAGCAGGAAAAGAATCAGGAGAAAAACCGTCattgatgatgatgttgatCTAGATGAGGAATTTTATGATGATGGTAGCAGCATACCTGGCTACAGGAAGAAATCACACGGTGTGAGAAGTGGGCTTCCCAGAAGCATTGCCCGATCAACCAACTTCAAAATGCAAAAACCTTTTCAACCGGGTGCAACACCCCCGGAACAAGGAAAGAGGACATTCTTGTGTTACAATATGTTGGGATGCATAACTACAATTGAACACGAGGGAAACTACCGTATTGAG ACAGATTTTCATGATACTGGAAGAGGTCCACGAGTTTCATCAATGATCGACATCTATGGCTTCACTATGGCATCAATAAATGAAAGTGGATGTGTCTTTGCAAACCCGAGCAAGGGAGAAAAGAACATGAGTGTTCTTATGTATCGACCATTCAGAAGCTGGGCCAGTAATAGTGAG TGGACAATGAGGTTTGAAGGTGAAGAGGTGAAGGTTGTCGCTAACGGTTCTGGTTGGGTAGCTGCGATTACAAGCCTCAATTTGCTTCACATATTTAGCGAGGGTGGTTTACAG AAACATGTTATCTCCCTTAGTGGCCCAGTTGTCACTGCAACAGGATGTAGAGATCAACTTGCTGTGGTAACTCATGTTTCAGACTGTCTTCCTTCAAATGAACAG GTGATGGAATTTAGAGTCTTGAACATAAGCAAAATGACTCAACAGTTGAACGGCCGTGTTGCCTTAACCCCTGGCTCACATTTAACATGGATAGGATTCAGTGAAGAAGGTTCTTTCAGCTCATTTGATTCTGAG GGTGTACTGAGGGTTTTTACTAGTCAATATGGTGGCTCGTGGATCCCGGTCTTCAG TACCACCAAAGTGAAGAAACAGGAAGAAAACTACTGGGTGGTTGGTTTGAATACGACCAGTTTATACTGTATAGCTTGTAAACACCCAGAACGTTTCCCACAg GTGACACCAAAACCAATCCTTAGTATTCTGGACCTCTCCCTCCCGCTTGCATCTTCAGATTTAGGAGCAGCATCTCTAGAAAATGAGTTCATTCTAAAGCAGCTGCGTTTATACGAG ACTCAAAGAAGGGTGGACGATATGGCTTTTGCCGAGGTGGACACGACAGCACTTGAAGATGAGGCTTTCGACCTGGAAGTTTCTCAAGATAGATGCATACTAAGGCTCATCAGCTCGTGTTGTAGCC GTGACAAGTTTGTAAGGGCTGGTGAACTTATGAGGTTACTCTCTCTAGAAAAATCGATGAGAGCCGCAATAACACTGGTTACCAAACTCAAGCTTCCATTCTTGGCAGAGAAATTCTGTAGCATACTCGAG GAAAAGTTGCTCGAAGAAGCTAACGAGGCTACCGAAAATCATCCGCAAAATCCAAGCAGAGAAGTGGTTAAATCCAAGGTCCAGAATTCTTCGGCTCTGGTTCAGACAAGCGAAAACACAGAGGCAGTTCTGAAAGCTTCTGCACCTAAACCGTCTGCTACTACACTTGTTAGGAAAGCAAAAGTTTCAGAAGGTCTCAACCTGGGAAAAGAACAAATAAAGAGAGACGAAACTGACGATGTGAAGAAacgagaggtaaataaattgaACTTGATGAAGAATCCTGTGAACAGTGTTAGTAGTGAAGACAAGGGACTGAGAAAGGAAGCGAATCAACAAGACGCACGACCTTCTTCAAACCCGTTCCTGAAATCAATTGTTTAA